In one window of Gemmatimonadaceae bacterium DNA:
- a CDS encoding AAA family ATPase, producing the protein MTHHDISPLARVVARVDRLREGDTHPAILATGFPSLDRALGGGVRRGDLIVMGGDDGVGTSALALAMALRMHPLTLLLTSEMHPERAFERALAMSARVSLDALRLGVVDEDERIRLASAAVALRDRSPVIDTLGDGGMDTVERAADAAPAPSVVIIDGLEALLARDHSRFQPRDEALAYAVLALKRLALARDAAVICLAHLPALDRQRHDRRPRLTDFGVRGAVGTHADVVLGLYREELYDADMGVAGATELRLLKNRDGALAYVDLFFYAKWLRFEDVLET; encoded by the coding sequence GTGACGCATCACGATATCTCTCCGCTCGCGCGCGTCGTGGCGCGTGTCGACCGACTCCGGGAGGGCGACACGCATCCGGCCATTTTGGCCACGGGCTTCCCGTCTTTGGATCGCGCGCTCGGTGGCGGTGTGCGCCGCGGCGACCTGATCGTGATGGGCGGAGACGATGGTGTGGGCACGTCGGCGCTGGCGTTGGCGATGGCGCTACGGATGCACCCCTTGACACTGCTGCTCACCAGCGAGATGCACCCCGAGCGCGCGTTCGAGCGGGCCCTGGCCATGAGCGCCCGCGTCTCCCTCGACGCGCTGCGCCTGGGGGTTGTCGACGAGGACGAGCGCATCCGGCTCGCTTCGGCTGCCGTGGCCCTGCGTGACCGATCTCCGGTCATCGACACGCTCGGGGACGGGGGCATGGATACGGTGGAGCGGGCGGCCGATGCCGCGCCGGCGCCGTCGGTAGTGATCATTGATGGCCTGGAAGCGTTGCTGGCGCGCGATCATTCGCGGTTCCAACCACGTGATGAAGCACTGGCGTACGCCGTTCTTGCGCTCAAACGGCTGGCCCTGGCGCGGGACGCTGCCGTGATCTGTCTGGCGCACCTGCCGGCACTCGACCGCCAGCGGCACGACCGACGTCCCCGTCTCACCGATTTCGGCGTGCGCGGCGCGGTGGGAACTCATGCGGATGTGGTGCTGGGTCTCTATCGGGAGGAGTTGTACGACGCCGACATGGGCGTGGCGGGGGCCACCGAGTTGCGGCTGCTCAAGAATCGCGACGGCGCGTTGGCCTATGTGGATCTGTTCTTCTACGCCAAGTGGCTGCGATTCGAAGACGTTTTGGAGACGTAA
- a CDS encoding YebC/PmpR family DNA-binding transcriptional regulator → MAGHSKWKNIRNAKAATDKKRGVLFTRLIREVTMAAKLGGGDPGGNPRLRTAIDNAKAVSMPKDNIERAVKKGTGELEGIDYVEVLYEAYGPGGVAIMIAAVTDNPTRTVADVRHKLSRNNGNMGSSNSVAYLFDRKGQMTVQATGINEDALIEAALEAGADDVVREEDEFVITTGPASLHALKEGLEAKKYVVADAELAWVPKSTVKVEGTAAEQLIKLLESLEELDDVQKVDANFEMDDDALAQD, encoded by the coding sequence ATGGCTGGCCACAGTAAATGGAAGAACATCCGGAACGCCAAGGCGGCCACCGACAAGAAGCGCGGTGTGCTGTTCACGCGCCTGATTCGCGAAGTCACGATGGCCGCCAAGCTTGGTGGCGGCGATCCGGGGGGCAATCCGCGGTTGCGAACGGCGATCGACAATGCCAAGGCCGTGTCGATGCCAAAGGACAACATCGAGCGGGCGGTCAAGAAGGGCACTGGTGAACTGGAGGGGATCGACTACGTCGAGGTGCTCTACGAGGCGTACGGTCCCGGCGGTGTGGCCATCATGATCGCCGCCGTCACCGACAACCCCACGCGCACCGTCGCCGACGTCCGGCACAAACTGTCGCGGAACAACGGCAACATGGGCTCCAGCAACTCGGTGGCGTATCTGTTTGATCGCAAGGGCCAGATGACCGTGCAGGCCACTGGTATCAACGAGGACGCGCTGATCGAGGCCGCCCTCGAGGCCGGAGCTGATGATGTGGTGCGAGAGGAGGACGAGTTTGTCATCACCACGGGACCGGCCTCGTTGCACGCGCTCAAGGAAGGTCTCGAGGCGAAGAAGTACGTGGTTGCCGATGCCGAACTCGCCTGGGTGCCCAAAAGCACCGTCAAGGTGGAAGGCACCGCGGCGGAGCAGTTGATCAAGCTCCTCGAGTCATTGGAGGAGTTGGATGATGTGCAGAAGGTTGACGCCAACTTCGAGATGGACGACGACGCACTGGCGCAGGATTAG
- the ruvC gene encoding crossover junction endodeoxyribonuclease RuvC: protein MTRAPTRTSASAAARPTRVLGIDPGTAVTGYGVVSYDGRTPTLVECGVIRTNAKEPLPARLHNIHAGVSELIARHQPDTVAVEDVFYARNVRTTIVLGHARGVILLAAQEAGLVIHEFPPAEIKKSITGTGAATKEQVQFMVAKLLRLKSAPQPADAADGVAAALCACLSPVFSISLPDVSRLASPVSRLPRT, encoded by the coding sequence GTGACGCGCGCGCCGACACGAACGAGTGCCTCGGCCGCCGCGCGCCCCACCCGCGTGCTCGGTATCGATCCGGGGACCGCAGTGACCGGGTACGGCGTGGTCTCGTATGACGGTCGCACGCCCACCCTCGTCGAATGTGGTGTCATCCGCACCAACGCCAAGGAGCCGCTGCCGGCGCGCCTGCACAATATTCACGCCGGCGTCAGCGAGCTGATCGCGCGGCACCAGCCTGACACGGTGGCGGTGGAGGACGTCTTCTACGCGCGGAATGTGCGCACAACCATCGTTCTCGGGCATGCCCGCGGCGTGATTCTGCTGGCCGCGCAGGAAGCGGGACTCGTTATTCATGAATTTCCGCCAGCCGAAATCAAGAAATCGATTACCGGCACGGGCGCCGCCACGAAGGAACAGGTGCAGTTCATGGTGGCCAAGCTGCTGCGATTGAAGTCCGCGCCGCAGCCGGCCGACGCCGCCGACGGTGTCGCCGCCGCCCTGTGCGCCTGCTTGTCCCCCGTCTTCTCGATCTCGCTCCCGGACGTCTCCCGTCTCGCGTCTCCCGTCTCCCGCCTTCCCCGCACGTGA
- the ruvA gene encoding Holliday junction branch migration protein RuvA, translating to MISQIAGTLVLRELDRVEIMTAGGVAYECHIPLSVFESLPALGKPVTLFTHLAVREDAWQLYGFDAAYERSVFQRLLVAKGVGPSLALGILSSLTAERVVRALREKDITTLMRVPRVGRKKAEQIILDLADKIDAVGSAPGMPGVAATSPMADDAVRALVALGYAQVDADRAVRAVVEGGAAGDVSVVVRAALGKLTTR from the coding sequence GTGATCTCCCAGATCGCAGGCACGCTCGTTCTTCGCGAACTCGATCGCGTCGAAATCATGACCGCCGGTGGTGTGGCATACGAGTGCCACATTCCGCTGTCGGTGTTCGAGTCACTGCCGGCCCTTGGCAAACCGGTGACGCTGTTCACGCATCTCGCGGTTCGGGAGGATGCCTGGCAGTTGTACGGATTCGATGCGGCCTACGAGCGCAGCGTGTTTCAGCGCCTGCTGGTGGCCAAGGGAGTGGGTCCGTCACTGGCACTCGGCATTCTGTCGTCGCTCACCGCGGAACGGGTGGTGCGCGCCCTTCGCGAGAAAGACATCACCACGCTGATGCGGGTGCCGCGCGTGGGGCGCAAGAAGGCGGAACAGATCATTCTCGATCTGGCGGACAAGATTGACGCCGTGGGCAGTGCGCCGGGCATGCCGGGCGTCGCCGCCACGAGTCCAATGGCGGATGATGCCGTTCGCGCGCTGGTGGCGCTTGGCTACGCACAGGTGGACGCAGACCGCGCCGTGCGCGCAGTCGTCGAGGGAGGCGCCGCCGGCGACGTATCGGTGGTCGTGCGCGCAGCGTTGGGGAAGCTGACAACCAGGTAG
- a CDS encoding M28 family peptidase, whose product MTRLPLVRSLLLVVATAAPLLAQRGGPPPRVQKNPQAIPFSPDSAPAYVRTSAPTDPMILKIWEEGMQRSQAASLSQVLMDSIGPRLTGSPNMNRGQDWLLATYRKWGVSARKEQYGTWNSWKRGAAFAQLTEPRVKPLEAAMLSWSGNTGGKWMDADVVTLVPYRTPEEFQAWLPSVKGKIVLASAPRISCRMPNQIAEFSMPSTQNALDSMQRDLTATYQGLTQRVPTFYNDLKTAGAVAVFESNWSQYPGIDKIFGSPRNAALTVMDVGCEDYGMLFRLAQNHQAPKVRVMAESEFLGDQPVFNVVAEIKGSKKPDEYVLLSAHFDSWEGHSGATDNGTGTVTMLEALRILKTVLPNPSRTILVGHWSGEEQGLNGSGGYAADHQNVVKGLQFAFNQDNGTEHVVGTGPSILPENGPRLAQYMSAMPRELTQWIRLSGPAGVGGGSDHASFLCYGAPAASLGALGWDYSNTTWHTNRESYDKVIQDDLKQNATLTAMFAYLASEDAEKSSRTLMNPMPNGPNGQPATIPSCGKVSRDAGQYRR is encoded by the coding sequence ATGACCCGTCTCCCCCTCGTTCGCTCGCTGCTCCTTGTGGTGGCCACCGCCGCACCACTGCTCGCTCAACGAGGCGGGCCGCCGCCGCGCGTCCAGAAGAATCCGCAGGCCATCCCGTTCTCCCCAGACTCGGCGCCGGCCTACGTGCGCACCAGTGCGCCGACCGATCCGATGATCCTCAAGATCTGGGAGGAAGGGATGCAGCGATCGCAGGCCGCGTCGCTCTCGCAAGTGCTGATGGATTCCATCGGTCCGAGACTGACTGGGTCGCCGAATATGAATCGTGGTCAGGATTGGCTTCTGGCGACTTACAGGAAGTGGGGCGTGAGCGCCAGGAAGGAACAGTACGGCACCTGGAACTCGTGGAAGCGTGGCGCAGCGTTTGCCCAGCTCACCGAACCGCGTGTCAAACCGCTTGAAGCCGCCATGCTGTCATGGAGCGGCAATACGGGCGGGAAGTGGATGGATGCTGATGTGGTCACGTTGGTGCCGTATCGCACGCCCGAGGAGTTTCAGGCGTGGCTGCCGTCGGTGAAGGGCAAGATTGTGTTGGCCAGCGCGCCGCGCATTTCGTGCCGCATGCCGAATCAGATCGCCGAATTCTCGATGCCCTCCACGCAGAATGCGCTGGACTCCATGCAACGGGATCTCACGGCCACCTATCAAGGGCTCACGCAGCGCGTTCCGACGTTCTACAACGATCTCAAGACCGCCGGTGCGGTTGCGGTGTTCGAGTCCAATTGGTCGCAATACCCGGGCATCGACAAGATCTTTGGGTCACCGCGCAATGCGGCGCTGACGGTGATGGACGTGGGTTGTGAGGACTACGGCATGCTGTTCCGCCTCGCGCAAAACCATCAGGCGCCCAAGGTGCGGGTGATGGCCGAGTCGGAATTCCTGGGTGATCAGCCCGTGTTCAACGTGGTCGCCGAAATCAAGGGATCGAAGAAACCGGACGAGTATGTGCTGCTGTCCGCGCACTTCGATAGTTGGGAGGGGCACTCCGGCGCGACGGACAACGGGACGGGTACCGTCACAATGCTCGAAGCGCTGCGGATCCTGAAGACGGTGCTGCCCAATCCGTCGCGCACAATACTCGTTGGTCACTGGAGCGGCGAAGAACAGGGCCTCAACGGCTCGGGTGGTTATGCCGCCGACCATCAGAATGTCGTGAAGGGTCTCCAGTTTGCGTTCAATCAGGACAATGGCACAGAACACGTGGTCGGCACGGGGCCGTCGATTCTCCCCGAGAACGGCCCGCGCCTGGCGCAGTACATGAGCGCCATGCCGCGCGAACTCACGCAGTGGATTCGCCTCTCGGGTCCCGCTGGCGTTGGCGGCGGGTCCGACCATGCGTCGTTCCTGTGCTATGGGGCACCCGCGGCCAGTCTCGGCGCGCTGGGATGGGACTACAGCAACACCACCTGGCACACCAACCGTGAATCGTACGACAAGGTCATTCAGGACGATCTCAAGCAGAACGCGACCCTGACGGCGATGTTCGCGTACCTGGCCAGCGAGGACGCCGAGAAGAGCTCGCGCACACTGATGAATCCGATGCCGAACGGGCCGAACGGACAGCCCGCCACGATTCCGAGCTGCGGCAAGGTGTCGCGCGATGCGGGGCAGTATAGGAGGTAG
- a CDS encoding ABC transporter permease encodes MLIPRLALQSLRSRLLTTSLTVASIALSVTLLVGIEHVRAGVRDSFAGTIRGVDLIVGARGGSLQVLLSSVFGIGSPAGSVKYATFERWQRHPAVKWAVPYSLGDSHRGFRVVGTTEEFYQRYRFRQNASITFAQGRAASGDTDVVIGSEVADRLKYAIGSPIVVVHGLVDIGTSSHEAHPFRVVGILERTFTPIDRTVYVTLEGIEAMHDDGTSSAVLPAKPVPVKAKRRPLPPPGTPMAMPGASPPPGTPMAMPGASPPPGTPMVMPGAEPPPMPARAPLPAPAPAASPAASAHQPQLLTAFFIGTRNRFEALMLQREMNTDLTEPLTAVIPGVALGELWKNIGSAEVGLQVVAIFAVAIGLTGMLVALYSSLEARRREMAIFRAIGAGPRTIVSLLVLESTLLSLLGCVIGVAFVYTLLVLGQQPIEQRFGLHLAIRPLGATEWGYLAVVLVSGVIIGFVPAIKAYRTSLVDGLSPRA; translated from the coding sequence ATGCTGATCCCGCGTCTTGCCCTGCAATCGTTGCGCAGCCGGCTGCTCACGACGTCGCTGACCGTCGCATCGATTGCGCTCAGTGTGACGCTGCTGGTGGGCATTGAACATGTCCGCGCCGGCGTGCGCGATAGCTTTGCGGGCACCATTCGCGGGGTCGACCTGATCGTCGGCGCGCGGGGCGGTTCGTTGCAGGTGCTGCTGAGCTCCGTCTTCGGCATTGGCAGCCCCGCCGGTTCGGTCAAGTACGCGACGTTTGAACGCTGGCAGCGCCATCCGGCGGTGAAATGGGCCGTGCCGTATTCGCTGGGCGACAGCCATCGCGGGTTTCGCGTCGTCGGCACGACGGAGGAGTTCTACCAGCGCTATCGGTTCCGGCAGAACGCCAGCATCACGTTTGCCCAGGGCCGTGCCGCGTCGGGCGACACGGACGTGGTGATTGGCAGTGAGGTCGCCGATCGGCTCAAATACGCGATCGGTTCACCAATCGTGGTGGTGCATGGATTGGTGGATATCGGCACCAGTAGTCACGAGGCGCACCCCTTTCGCGTGGTCGGAATCCTCGAGCGCACGTTTACGCCGATCGATCGCACGGTGTACGTCACGTTGGAGGGCATTGAGGCGATGCACGATGACGGCACGTCTTCCGCAGTGCTTCCGGCGAAACCAGTGCCCGTGAAGGCGAAGCGCCGCCCGCTGCCGCCACCGGGAACGCCGATGGCAATGCCGGGGGCGTCGCCGCCACCGGGAACGCCGATGGCAATGCCGGGGGCGTCGCCGCCACCGGGAACACCGATGGTGATGCCGGGCGCCGAGCCGCCGCCGATGCCGGCACGGGCTCCCTTGCCGGCCCCCGCTCCGGCTGCCTCTCCTGCCGCCTCGGCGCACCAGCCACAGTTGCTCACCGCGTTCTTCATCGGCACCAGGAATCGGTTCGAAGCGCTGATGTTGCAGCGTGAGATGAACACCGATCTCACCGAGCCCCTCACGGCGGTTATTCCCGGTGTGGCGCTTGGCGAGCTCTGGAAGAACATCGGTAGCGCCGAGGTCGGCCTGCAGGTCGTGGCCATCTTTGCGGTGGCAATCGGTTTGACCGGCATGCTGGTCGCGCTGTATTCGTCACTTGAGGCACGACGTCGCGAAATGGCAATCTTCCGCGCCATCGGTGCCGGACCACGCACCATCGTTTCACTGCTGGTCCTCGAATCGACGCTGCTGTCGTTGCTCGGCTGCGTGATTGGTGTGGCCTTCGTGTACACGTTGCTGGTGCTTGGTCAGCAACCCATCGAACAACGGTTTGGCTTGCATCTGGCCATTCGCCCGCTGGGCGCGACCGAGTGGGGATATCTCGCGGTGGTGCTGGTGTCCGGCGTGATCATCGGGTTCGTGCCGGCAATCAAGGCGTACCGCACGTCACTGGTCGACGGACTGAGTCCGCGGGCCTGA
- a CDS encoding ABC transporter ATP-binding protein: protein MTSVPAAVPAVELSALRFAYRTGRDVLSIDQLVIDRGDTVFLHGPSGSGKTTLLGILAGVLQASSGHVKVLGADFATLSSGARDAFRARHLGYVFQMFNLIPYLSVRENILLPIRLDAHRRAKLGSVTFAAAVHDIAGQLDIRELLDSPIAELSVGQQQRVAAARALIGHPEVIIADEPTSALDTDRREQFLQLLFASCRAAGATLIFVSHDHTLMPLFSRTVELTEINRAATRPVHD from the coding sequence ATGACGTCGGTGCCGGCAGCGGTGCCGGCGGTCGAACTCTCGGCGCTTCGGTTCGCGTACCGCACGGGCAGGGATGTGCTGTCCATCGATCAATTGGTGATCGATCGCGGCGACACGGTGTTCCTCCATGGGCCGAGTGGTAGCGGCAAGACCACCCTCCTCGGGATTCTCGCCGGTGTGCTTCAGGCCTCCAGCGGACACGTCAAGGTGCTGGGTGCCGATTTCGCGACGCTTTCCAGTGGCGCGCGCGACGCCTTCCGGGCACGGCACCTGGGGTACGTGTTCCAGATGTTCAACCTGATTCCGTACTTGTCGGTGCGGGAGAACATCTTGTTGCCCATCCGACTCGATGCGCATCGCCGCGCCAAGCTCGGGTCGGTGACCTTCGCCGCCGCCGTGCACGACATCGCGGGCCAACTCGATATCCGCGAGTTGCTTGATTCGCCGATCGCCGAGTTGAGCGTCGGACAACAGCAGCGGGTGGCCGCCGCCCGCGCACTCATCGGGCATCCGGAAGTGATCATCGCCGACGAGCCCACGTCAGCACTCGATACCGACCGTCGGGAACAGTTTCTGCAATTGCTGTTTGCGTCGTGCCGAGCGGCCGGAGCAACGTTGATCTTCGTCAGTCACGATCACACGTTGATGCCACTGTTCTCCCGCACCGTTGAATTGACAGAGATCAATCGGGCCGCGACGAGGCCCGTCCATGATTGA
- a CDS encoding DUF3299 domain-containing protein, whose protein sequence is MSRRLLSCASLLGIVAVVGVTTAATPPRTSAVPMHAPTEVGPVEEAINIDWRVLAGLDYANGKATDTLKKLEGKLVRIPGFVVPLDDFQDEGAEFLLVPYYGACVHTPPPPPNQIVMVGMAGRKSVKLNLFDAVWMSGRLKIASVESPYGTVGYQLEGMKVEPYSSK, encoded by the coding sequence ATGTCCCGTCGCCTGTTGTCGTGTGCCTCCCTGCTGGGGATTGTCGCGGTCGTTGGGGTGACCACCGCCGCAACGCCTCCCCGAACGTCGGCCGTGCCGATGCACGCACCGACCGAAGTGGGTCCCGTTGAGGAAGCCATCAACATCGATTGGCGCGTGTTGGCCGGATTGGACTATGCCAACGGCAAGGCGACGGACACGCTGAAGAAGCTGGAAGGGAAACTGGTGCGCATTCCCGGTTTTGTGGTTCCGCTTGACGATTTCCAGGATGAAGGCGCGGAATTCCTGCTGGTCCCGTACTATGGCGCCTGCGTGCACACACCGCCGCCGCCTCCGAACCAGATCGTGATGGTGGGTATGGCCGGACGCAAGTCGGTGAAGCTGAATCTGTTCGATGCGGTCTGGATGTCCGGACGGCTCAAGATCGCGTCGGTGGAAAGCCCGTACGGCACCGTGGGATACCAGTTGGAAGGGATGAAGGTCGAGCCCTACTCGTCGAAATGA
- the ruvB gene encoding Holliday junction branch migration DNA helicase RuvB: protein MSRAEITTPEEMPDESVVELSLRPQRLAEFIGQNKVKESLAIAIDAAKARREPLDHILFFGPPGLGKTTLADLIARELGVNVAMTSGPALEKGGDLVGPLTNLRQGDVLFIDEIHRLRPAIEEFLYPAMEDYRIDIRLSEGPKAQTISMNIERFTLVGATTRLGMLTAPLRARFGIMHQLGFYPSDELEIIVRRTADVLRVEIDAAGAHEIAKRSRGTPRVANRLLRRVRDYAQVRADGRITLPVAQAALALLDVDHFGLDDMDSRLLRTIIEKFEGGPVGLGTIAAAIGEDAGTIEEVYEPYLVQNGFLQRTPRGRIATAHAYRHLGFVPPAGAAEQPGLF, encoded by the coding sequence ATGAGCCGCGCCGAAATCACCACGCCGGAAGAGATGCCCGACGAGAGCGTCGTCGAGCTGTCCCTGCGTCCGCAGCGGCTGGCCGAGTTTATCGGGCAGAACAAGGTCAAGGAAAGCCTCGCCATTGCGATCGATGCCGCCAAGGCGCGACGCGAGCCCTTGGACCACATTCTGTTTTTCGGGCCGCCGGGCCTTGGCAAGACCACGCTGGCCGACCTCATTGCCCGCGAACTTGGCGTGAACGTGGCGATGACATCAGGGCCCGCGCTGGAGAAGGGCGGCGATCTGGTGGGACCGCTGACGAATCTGCGGCAAGGTGACGTGCTGTTCATCGATGAGATCCACCGACTGCGTCCGGCGATCGAGGAGTTTCTCTACCCGGCCATGGAGGACTATCGGATCGACATCCGCCTGTCTGAAGGTCCCAAGGCCCAGACCATCTCGATGAACATCGAGCGCTTCACGCTGGTGGGAGCGACCACGCGACTGGGCATGCTGACCGCGCCGCTGCGCGCGCGATTCGGCATCATGCACCAACTGGGCTTCTATCCTTCCGACGAACTGGAGATCATCGTGCGACGCACCGCCGACGTGCTGCGCGTCGAGATCGATGCGGCCGGTGCGCACGAGATTGCCAAGCGTTCGCGGGGCACCCCCCGTGTGGCGAATCGGTTGTTGCGGCGGGTGCGCGACTACGCGCAGGTCCGCGCCGATGGTCGTATCACGCTGCCCGTCGCCCAGGCTGCCCTCGCGCTGCTGGATGTCGATCACTTCGGGCTGGACGACATGGACAGCCGACTGTTGCGGACGATCATCGAGAAGTTCGAGGGCGGTCCGGTAGGTCTTGGCACCATTGCGGCGGCCATTGGCGAGGATGCCGGCACCATCGAGGAAGTGTACGAGCCGTATCTGGTGCAAAACGGATTTCTGCAACGGACGCCGCGCGGGCGCATTGCCACCGCGCACGCCTACCGTCATCTGGGTTTCGTCCCTCCGGCAGGGGCTGCGGAACAACCTGGGTTGTTTTGA